In Camelus ferus isolate YT-003-E chromosome 10, BCGSAC_Cfer_1.0, whole genome shotgun sequence, the following proteins share a genomic window:
- the LOC106728772 gene encoding putative olfactory receptor 5AK3 codes for MTQGNSTEVTEFFLQGFGAQHKFQYVLFTVFLVIYVTTMVGNSGMILLVKTDSRLQTPMYFFLRHLAFVDICYSSAITPKIMQNFIAENKSISFKGCVMQLLVYATFATSDCYLLAAMAVDRYVAICNPLRYPMVMSRRVCIQLVAGSYVMGTINASVHTGFTFSVFFCKGNTINHFFCDVPPILALSCSNIDINIMLLVVFVGFNLMFTVSVVICSYTCILAAILKMSSTAGRRKAFSTCSSHMTAVTIFYGTLSYMYLQPHSKNSQANMKVASVFYSIVIPMLNPLIYSLRNKEVKEALKVMGKKFF; via the coding sequence ATGACACAAGGAAATAGCACTGAAGTGACTGAATTCTTTCTTCAGGGATTTGGTGCCCAACACAAGTTTCAGTATGTCCTCTTCACTGTATTTTTGGTCATCTATGTGACCACCATGGTGGGTAATAGTGGAATGATCCTACTCGTCAAGACAgattccagacttcagacaccCATGTACTTTTTCCTACGACATTTGGCTTTTGTTGATATCTGTTACAGTTCTGCTATCACTCCCAAGATAATGCAAAACTTCATAGCTGAAAACAAATCAATATCATTCAAGGGCTGTGTCATGCAATTATTGGTTTATGCAACATTTGCAACGAGTGACTGTTACCTCCTGGCAGCTATGGCAGTGGACCGTTACGTGGCCATCTGTAACCCACTTCGCTATCCCATGGTCATGTCCCGAAGAGTCTGCATCCAATTGGTAGCTGGTTCATATGTCATGGGCACAATAAATGCTTCTGTGCACACAGGGTTTACATTTTCAGTGTTCTTCTGCAAGGGCAACACCATCAATCACTTCTTCTGCGATGTTCCTCCAATCCTTGCCCTCTCATGCTCCAACATTGACATCAACATCATGCTACTTGTAGTCTTTGTGGGATTTAACTTGATGTTCACCGTGTCAGTCGTCATCTGTTCCTACACATGTATCCTGGCTGCCATCCTCAAGATGTCTTCTACTGCAGGGAGGAGAAAAGCCTTCTCCACGTGTTCCTCCCACATGACAGCAGTCACCATTTTCTATGGGACCCTCTCTTACATGTACTTACAGCCTCATTCTAAAAATTCCCAGGCGAACATGAAAGTAGCCTCTGTATTTTACAGCATTGTGATTCCCATGTTGAACCCCCTGATCTATAGTCTGAGAAATAAGGAGGTAAAAGAAGCTCTAAAAGTGATGGGGAAGAAATTCTTCTAG
- the LOC102518182 gene encoding putative olfactory receptor 5AK3: MEQNNGTKVTEFILLGFAGQHKSWHVLFIVFLVIYVLTLVGNIGMILLTKIESSLHTPMYFFLQNLAFVDLCYTSAITPKMLQNFVVTEQSISFVGCIVQLLVYGAFATSDCFILAAMAVDRYVAICNPLRYPTVMSQRVCIQLVVGSYFMGFLNASVNTSFIFSLNFCTSNKINHFFCDEPPIVALSCSNIYFSVTLLAAFVGFNLMFTVGVVIFSYIFILAAILKISSAAGKKKAFSTCASHLTVVTIFYGMLSYMYLHHSTIESQSKKKWLLCFMVL; encoded by the coding sequence ATGGAACAAAACAATGGCACCAAAGTCACTGAATTCATTCTCCTGGGATTTGCTGGTCAACACAAGTCTTGGCATGTCCTCTTCATAGTATTTCTAGTGATCTATGTGCTCACCCTAGTGGGTAACATTGGCATGATCCTACTTACCAAGATTGAGTCTTCCCTTCACACTCCTATGTACTTTTTCCTCCAAAACTTGGCTTTTGTTGATCTCTGCTACACCTCTGCTATCACTCCCAAGATGCTGCAAAATTTTGTAGTGACAGAACAGTCCATCTCATTTGTAGGATGTATAGTGCAATTACTTGTCTATGGTGCTTTTGCAACAAGTGACTGCTTCATCCTGGCTGCTATGGCAGTGGACCGTTACGTGGCCATCTGTAACCCACTCCGCTATCCAACAGTCATGTCCCAGAGAGTCTGCATTCAACTTGTAGTCGGCTCATACTTCATGGGTTTCCTAAATGCTTCTGTAAacacaagttttattttctcactgaattTTTGCACATCCAATAAAATTAACCACTTCTTCTGTGATGAACCCCCAATTGTTGCCCTCTCCTGCTCCAATATTTACTTCAGCGTCACGCTACTAGCAGCCTTTGTGGGGTTTAACTTGATGTTCACTGTAGGCGTCGTCATCTTTTCCTACATATTTATCCTGGCTGCCATCCTGAAGATCTCTTCAGCTGCAGGGAAGAAAAAAGCCTTCTCCACGTGTGCCTCCCATCTGACAGTGGTCACCATTTTCTATGGGATGCTTTCTTACATGTATCTGCACCATAGTACCATAGAGTCTCAGAGCAAGAAAAAATGGCTTCTGTGTTTTATGGTGTTATGA